In the genome of Populus alba chromosome 11, ASM523922v2, whole genome shotgun sequence, one region contains:
- the LOC118035079 gene encoding disease resistance protein RPV1-like — MAAGKYQESYSSRFPNCKYQVFLSFRGEDTRKNFTDHLYTALVQAGIHTFRDDNEIQRGENIDFELQKAIHQSKISIIVFSKDYASSRWCLDELVMIMERKGNANCIVLPVFYDVDPSQVGRQTGSFFAAFVEHEKSFNKEMERVNGWRIALKEVADLAGMVLGDGSHGAAIALLYGIGGVGKTVIAKSVYNQNSYKFEGKSFLSNFRSKDIVCLQRQLLSDILKKTVDEINDEDEGILKIKDALCCRRTLIVLDDVDQRDRFNKIVGMQNWLCKGSKIIITTRNKGLFSANDIEWVRCKVQPLDIEKSFELFSWNAFGQADPVDGFVEDSWRIVRHCNGLPLALRVIGSSLSGKEREIWESALQQLKVIPNFEVQKVLRISYDFLDGDYPKNLFLDIACFFNGMDVDDAVRILDGLDKGARFGIDNLIDRCLVEINNDKRLWMHQLVRDMGREIARQESPKCQRIWHHGDAFTVLKGTTDAEKLCGLTIDMHALMEDHYAEVVCTDSMVCRKRRRLNFFQQWLSNFSNGGKLQTGQTTLFPILSTDAFRKMPDVKFLQLNYTNFHGSFEHFPKNLIWLYGTFNVVVYVFDEDEMWRFGEDREDKWLIQNEFVDNFSFKVSSSPPAHQICGFNLFISCYGRGVREIQSLLHTKLGGNDPTFDNGDDVSISVRPRGPAIQIRTVGVQWLHEEEGKDEVINAHNSSDDDDDAAHVAKVQIASHIVRNYNCAFHGKRRARNYTSWSFAKKGLEPALF; from the exons ATGGCTGCTGggaaatatcaagaatcctACTCTTCACGGTTTCCTAATTGTAAATATcaagtgttcttgagttttagaggtgaaGACACCCGCAAGAACTTTACCGATCACCTCTACACGGCCCTGGTTCAAGCAGGGATTCACACAtttagagatgataatgaaattCAGAGAGGAGAGAATATAGATTTCGAGCTCCAGAAGGCAATACACCAATCAAAAATATCGATAATTGTGTTCTCCAAAGACTATGCTTCGTCGAGATGGTGCCTCGATGAACTTGTAATGATCATGGAACGTAAGGGGAATGCTAACTGCATAGTTTTGCCAGTATTCTATGATGTGGATCCATCCCAAGTCGGACGTCAAACAGGGAGCTTCTTTGCAGCATTTGTGGAACATGAAAAGAGCTTCAACAAGGAGATGGAGCGGGTGAATGGGTGGAGGATTGCTTTAAAGGAAGTGGCTGATTTAGCTGGAATGGTTCTAGG AGATGGATCCCATGGTGCTGCCATTGCTTTACTCTATGGAATTGGTGGAGTTGGAAAGACAGTCATAGCTAAGAGTGTTTATAACCAAAACTCttataaatttgaaggaaagagcTTCCTGTCAAATTTTAGGTCAAAGGATATAGTTTGCCTACAAAGGCAACTTCTTTCTGACATTCTAAAAAAGACTGTTGATGAGataaatgatgaagatgaaggaatTCTGAAGATTAAGGATGCCTTATGTTGCAGAAGAACTCTTATTGTTCTAGATGATGTGGACCAAAGGGACAGATTCAATAAAATCGTTGGCATGCAAAATTGGCTTTGTAAAggaagtaaaataattataacaaccaGAAATAAGGGTCTGTTTTCAGCTAATGATATTGAGTGGGTCCGGTGCAAAGTCCAACCGCTAGATATTGAAAAATCTTTTGAGCTTTTCAGTTGGAATGCCTTTGGACAAGCTGACCCTGTTGATGGTTTTGTAGAAGACTCTTGGAGAATAGTACGTCATTGTAATGGACTTCCATTAGCTCTTCGAGTTATTGGCTCCTCATTGTccggaaaagaaagagaaatatgGGAAAGCGCATTACAACAATTGAAAGTGATTCctaattttgaagttcaaaaggtTCTTCGCATAAGTTACGACTTTCTTGATGGTGATTATCCGAAGAACTTATTCCTTGATATCGCATGTTTCTTCAATGGAATGGATGTGGATGATGCAGTTAGGATACTGGATGGGCTCGATAAAGGTGCAAGATTTGGGATTGACAATCTCATCGATAGATGTCTTGTTGaaatcaacaatgataaaaggtTGTGGATGCATCAACTAGTAAGAGATATGGGTAGGGAAATTGCTCGTCAAGAATCAcccaaatgtcaaagaatatggcATCATGGGGATGCTTTTACAGTTTTGAAAGGAACTACT gATGCTGAAAAATTATGTGGCCTTACCattgatatgcatgcattaatGGAAGATCATTATGCAGAAGTTGTCTGTACTGATTCAATGGTTTGTCGCAAGCGCCGCAGGCTTAACTTCTTTCAACAATGGCTTTCCAATTTTTCCAATGGGGGAAAATTACAAACTGGCCAAACAACTTTGTTTCCCATCCTCAGCACGGATGCTTTTAGAAAGATGCCAGATGTAAAATTTCTCCAACTAAACTACACTAATTTTCATGGAAGTTTTGAGCACTTTcccaagaatttgatatggttAT ATGGCACATTCAACGTTGTCGTATATGTATTTGATGAAGATGAGAT GTGGAGATTTGGTGAGGATAGG GAGGATAAATGGCTAATTCAGAATGAGTTTGTAGATAACTTTTCATTCAAAGTATCTTCATCTCCTCCTGCGCACCAGATATGTGGCTTTAATCTGTTCATAAGTTGT TACGGGCGTGGTGTTCGGGAAATCCAATCGCTATTGCACACGAAATTAGGGGGCAATGATCCTACATTTGATAATGGTGATGACGTGAGTATTTCAGTGCGTCCACGTGGTCCAGCTATCCAAATAAGGACCGTTGGTGTACAATGGTTGCATGAAGAGGAAGGAAAGGATGAAGTTATCAATGCCCACAACAGtagcgatgatgatgatgatgcagcACACGTAGCCAAAGTACAAATAGCTTCTCATATagttagaaattataattgtgcTTTCCATGGTAAACGCAGGGCTCGCAATTACACTTCTTGGAGTTTTGCAAAGAAGGGTCTAGAACCTGCATTATTTTAG
- the LOC140956142 gene encoding uncharacterized protein, whose amino-acid sequence MANDEVLQTPLSNSGNTAASSGSSKSDFLSNFSKSDISNPYFTHHSDHPGLVLVSKSLNGDNYSGWKRAMTLALNSKNKLGFVNRSIEAPSEKADPEGYATWSRCNDMVHSWIVNTLNPEIADSVIYYSTAHEVWEDLRERFSQSNAPRIFEIQRDIVYLRQEQLSVSAYYTKLKGLWDELASYSDATHGAQADQQKLMQFLMGLNETYSAIRGQILLMNPLPSIRQAYSSVSQDEKQRLLSVTQTATELGGSAAMAVRHNNWGKSKFVSGPDRPYHSPANRSSQSQDVRPTGERRFDQDRHRFGSGRGRPQCTHCDEMGHWVQKCFKLHGYPPGHPKTRMHSGSISNHHKGFSAANQVSEVSHNDEVRPTVSLSETQLKQLLSLLDNHGDNSGSKANAVTKPGSGYEEDDWFG is encoded by the exons ATGGCTAACGATGAAGTTCTACAAACACCTCTGTCAAATTCTGGCAATACTGCTGCCTCCTCTGGTTCATCTAAATCagattttctatcaaatttctCCAAATCTGACATCTCGAATCCTTATTTCACTCATCACTCGGATCATCCAGGATTGGTTCTAGTCTCCAAATCTTTGAATGGAGACAATTACTCTGGTTGGAAAAGGGCTATGACTTTAGCCTTGAACTCCAAAAACAAACTTGGATTTGTCAATCGTTCTATCGAAGCTCCTTCAGAAAAGGCTGATCCTGAAGGTTATGCGACTTGGTCACGATGTAATGACATGGTTCATTCTTGGATTGTTAATACCCTAAATCCAGAAATTGCAGACAGTGTGATCTATTATTCTACCGCTCATGAAGTTTGGGAAGATCTACGTGAGCGATTTTCTCAAAGCAATGCACCTCGCATCTTCGAGATTCAGCGAGATATTGTTTATCTTCGTCAAGAACAACTATCTGTCTCTGCCTATTACACAAAGTTGAAAGGCTTATGGGATGAATTGGCTTCATATTCAGACGCAACACATGGAGCACAGGCAgatcaacaaaaattaatgcaGTTCCTAATGGGTTTGAATGAGACTTACTCTGCTATTCGCGGTCAAATCCTTTTGATGAATCCTCTGCCTTCCATCCGCCAAGCCTATTCTTCAGTCTCTCAAGACGAAAAACAAAGACTCCTCAGTGTTACACAGACCGCAACTGAACTTGGAGGGAGCGCTGCTATGGCAGTGCGTCACAACAACTGgggaaaatcaaaatttgtttcAGGACCAGATCGTCCATATCATTCCCCAGCGAATCGCTCGTCTCAGTCTCAGGATGTTCGACCAACAGGAGAACGACGTTTTGACCAGGATCGGCACCGTTTTGGATCAGGAAGGGGACGACCTCAGTGCACTCACTGTGATGAAATGGGCCATTGGGttcaaaaatgctttaaatTACACGGGTACCCACCAGGACATCCCAAGACAAGAATGCATTCAGGCTCAATTTCAAATCACCATAAAGGGTTCTCTGCTGCTAATCAGGTATCTGAGGTGTCACACAATGATGAGGTAAGGCCTACGGTTTCATTATCAGAAACCCAACTCAAGCAACTTTTGTCACTTCTTGACAATCACGGCGACAATTCTGGTTCCAAAGCGAATGCGGTAACAAAGCCAG GATCTGGCTACGAGGAGGACGATTGGTTTGGGTAA